gtgtttttaacagagatggggtttcaccatgttagccaggctggtctcaaactcctgacctcaggtgatccactcgcctcggcttcataaagtgctggaaatacaggcgtgagccaccgcgcccggcctatttttattttttgatgtgaCATCTTCCATGTGGAGATCGCGTAGTCCACAACAGTTTGCCTCCTTGCATATTCTGCCTGAATGTGGGTTGAGTGTTCTTGGTGGAGATCTTCTCTGAAGAATTACTTTCGTATCTTCGTATTTCCTGTGAAATCCCTTTCTCCATCGTCACTTTAATCATCCCTTCATCAGACATTAATTTCCCTTCCTTAGATCTCTGGGAAGCATTGTTTCCTTTGttaatgttattattgttgttattgtcttCAAATTTTTATTGTCGGTCATATTTTCTGACCCACTAGACAGGCTCCCCATAATACTAGCATACAAGGTTCTtcggagaattaaatgagatgctgACATAAACCACTTAGCCAAGCACCCAGCCCATTAGTGCTCAATAAACCTACTTGTCATTATTATAGGGACTTCCGAGGAGATGCGTGAAGTTTAGAGGAAGGTTTGCAGGGCCTGTCTGCCTCCCTCTATGTGGGATGCTGATGAGGCCACTCTCCTATGTAGAAGAAGGCCCCTTGTCCTGGGTCCTGAGGGCTTAGCTGGGGTTGGGCACAGCTCTTCACTCAGGGGCTGCTGTCACACCCCACAGGCATTCCTGGGgctttccttcctctcccatcCCTGGTGCTGCCAGGCTGGGGCAGTGCTCGTAGGCACAAGCACCTGAGGGTTTCCCCGCCTCTCTCCAGCTGTAGGGTGTTCTGGCATCCACTGCATCTGCACAAGGACAAGCCGGGCAGGTAACCAGGCAATAAGCAGGCACACTGGATACTGATGGAGCAGTTCCTGTGGTTATAGGCTCAGGGCGCTTTGCAGCCAGGAGCATCCTTTTAGGTGTTTCTAGGGGACGCAGCAGCTTTGGGGCCCAAGAGTCTGCTGGAGGCTTCAGTAGAAGCTTAAGGAGTGAAAAGAAGTGGGGATCAGTTTGCCCTCATAGACTGTCACTTATGACTGGGCTCAGGAGCACTAGCTGCTGGCCTTCAGTTAATCCTGGAGGTCTCAGGCAGGACATCTCAGCGTCTAGGACatctcagagtgcttctgggttTCCCATCTTGGGCCTGTCTGCCTGTCATTGGTCCTCTAGGGTCTGGATATCCTCAGGGCCTGTGAGTGGAAACTGAGTTGTAAGCAGCGGCTGCCGGTTTGGGACAGCCCTGACCCTCAGGCAGGCTGGCCCGGGGGAAACCCAGGACTGGCGCCCTCCCATCTTGAGCAGCTCCTATCTCCAGAGGTGGGCTGTTTGCTTCCTTGCCATCATGTTTGTTCCCTGCCTTGCTCTGCTCTGTGCTGCAGGGAACTCCATCTCCCCGGCTCCCCTCCCCTCTGGTTGCCTGGTAGGTTTGGCCAATGGGAGGCACTGGCAGGTGGGAgaaatgcctcagtttcccccctCTCTGCTTCAGGTAGCATCTCTGACAGTGGCCGGTCtcctctgtggtcccagctcccaCTGGACAGCCCCTCCCTTGTGGTCCCACGTCCCATCAAACAGGCCTGGCTGTGCTTCCAGTTTCTGTCTGGTGACACCAGATCCTAGACACTAGGATCTTCCCCGCATCCCTCCAGTGGAGGGGTTGTAATGTCTTTTTGCTATTGTTCATCTCTGGGGTGCTTCTCAGATCTTTCACCTGTGTAACCTACTCCCCAGAATGAATTccttctgttctttttaaaaatttttagatggagtctcgctctgtcacccaggctggagtgcagtggcatgatctctgcttactgcaaccttcagctccttcaggttcaagcaattctcctgcctcgggctcctgagtagctgggattacaggtgcccgccgccattcctggctaatttttgtatttttagtagagacagggtttcaccatgttggccgggttggtctcgaattcctgacctcaggaatTCCTgaccacctaggcctcccaaagtgcaaagattacaggtgtgagccaccgcgctcagcccaaATTCCTTCTGTTCTAATGCATAGAGTAGTTTCTGCTTTCTGACTGGACAGCAAAATACCACTCAGAAGccagggctgcagggaggggctgggtcTTGGTGCTATGGGATCCCTGGCACCTCCCTGGTACCTGGTCCCTCAGGCAGCCCAGCCCTTGGGGAACAATGGAAATCATCTCTAGGTCTGTCTGCACCTTCCCTGGTTCAGGGGGCTGTCAGCCATTCCTACATGGAGCTCTTGGAATGTCTTCAGTCCCAGAAGAACTGAGCTGGTCATGCTCCAGTATCAGTGGCTGTGGTAGTCTGCTGAGCTGCCCCAGTCTTGGCTGGCTGAGACCATTACTGCCAGGCCCAGAGCAGACAAACACAGAGGAAATCCAAGGGCACTGTGTCAGTGCAGAGCCAGGGTTTGGGGAAGGGCCAGGCCCTACagccctgggggaggggaggaggaaacaCAATTTTCTAGCCATGATGCCTCAGCAGCATGTGTCTGGCCCCTACTCAGAAGGGGCAGTGAGCCCCAGGTTTGGGAAATGGGAAGTGGGATGGGGCTTCTGGCCAGGGCAGAAGCTGCTGGTCTTGGGGTCTCAGGGCTCCTGGGCACATCAGTAGAGCCTCTGGTGTGGGAATAGAGCAGCACGTTAATAGCAATAACTGCAGCATCTATTCACTACTCACAAGGCTGTTTGAGGTTAAACGAGGGAATCCACTTTACAGGACTAattcaatgcctggcacataggaagctCTCAAGAGCTGCAAGCTAAAAGACCAAACACAAGTCTCAACAGCAGCCAGCTGCCATGGGCCTCACGCTGTTGGGCTGTCATGAGACTAGTGGTCTGGATGGAGCCCCAGGCCTCTCCCCTGGGGCAGGGCTGGAATTGGGGACACAGATCCAGCTAGAAGAGGGCCGAGTCAGGTGAAGGATCACGGGAGTTGGGAGGGCATGGTGATTCTGGGGCACACTCCCCAGGGATGTGGGGGAGGCAGCAGGTGTCCATCAGGCAGTTGGAGCTGCCGTGGGACACGGGAATGGGCATCTCCTAGTGTCCAGGCAGGTCAGAGGTCAGAGCCAGGTCAGACTGTGGGCAGCAGGGTTTCAATCTTTGGTTGGGGTTCAAGCACTAAGCTCTGGGGAAGGAGAGATCAGGCCGATGAAAGATACAGAGATCATAGCAGGAGGCAGCATTGAGAACTGGGCACAGGGTTAGAGTATGACTGTCAGTGCAAGGGACTTTGTATTGGGCTCTGGTGGCTGCCCTAGAGCTGCTTAAAACCCTCCCATATGAGGACAGCATGGTTTTAGGGAGCCATGTGGGGCCAGACTTGGGAGAGTGTCTTGGGATGAAGAGGTGGGGTGGTAGCCAGAAGGCCAGACTTCCCATGCAAAATACCCTCGTTCAAATCCTGTCCCcacacttaccagctgtgtggccgCCTTCAAACAAGTTGCTTCATCTCTCTGACGCCTCACTTTCCTCACTTTCCTCCTTGTGGGCAAACCAGGAAAGAGTCCTGCCGATGGGGTTGTTGGGATGTGGACACAGGATACATCACGGGAGACTTTGGCACTCTGTCAGGCACATAAAAGTGCTTAATAACAACTTGATCCTTGGCCACACAAGCCAGTTTTGATCCCTCCCCCGCCCTTCCCCGTATTTCTTCCAAGTGTTGCAGGCAGCGACCCCACACTCACACCCGCTGTGCCTTCAGCTTTCTCCCTAATGCCCATGGCTCTGACCCTTCACCGCCGGGAATTCTGAAAAATACCCCATGGCTGCCTGAGTTCTTTCAAAACTGAAAGCAAGTAGATGTCTTAAGAGGCCAAAGGTTGTTCCCCTGGGAACGTAACTGTAACCATGTCCTCAAATACTCTCTGGCGATCAGTCGGCCATCTTGAGTTACTGCAGGCTCCAGGCGCCTCCCCGGTCTGCTGATGGTGCGGTTGCAGCTGATTGGCCGGCGTGTGGGAGTGCACCTTCCccctacttttttgttttttaattttttaatcatctttctaaatgcttttattttcatttttcatcctCCCTGCTCCCCGAAAAAGTCATGGGTCAGAACAGCAACCATAAAATACAAATGCAAAcacagaccaggcacagtggttcacacctaaagtctcagcactttgagaggccaagacgggaggattgcttgagtccaggagttcgagaccagcctgggcaacatggtgaaaccccgtctctccaaaaaaatacaaaaattagctgagtatggtggcacatgcctttggtaccagctactcgggaggctgaggcaggaggatcacttgagcctgctgaggctgaggctgcagtgagctgagatctcaccactgcactcaccagtttgggtgacagagtgagaaaaaaaaaaagaatacaaacacattaatacacacacacacacaattggaaAAATCTCAACATCCATCCCCTTCTTTTTACACACCCCCATCCCACCTCCCACACCAGAGATTCCAGGGTGTGGCACTCCCCTTAGGAGCATTGTGCCTCCACCCCTACCTTGAAAATCACAGCTACCAGCCAAAAGCACTTTGTCCAGATTTACTTTCTGTCATTTATGCTGTgggtataatttttttgttgtttttcttaatgGATAACAATATGcatgtaatacattatttttaataaaattagatattaaatttaaattatataatcctCCCCCCAAAATTCGGTCACATTTCTTTAGCCCCCTGTAAGGTACAACATCAACAATAAACACCTACCCTGCAACTTGGAGCTTGCAAACACCTAACCTGCAATTTACTAAGAGGGGAAGATGACGGCAAGCAAGGCTTTGTGTCACTCTTCCCATAGTCTTCCCCTCTTAGTAAACAGTGCCATCATCCACACAATTGTTCCCACCAGAAACCGGGGCCTCATCCCtgattcctctcttcctctcagcCCTTCACATTCAAACCTTTCATTTTCCCTCCCAAACCTACCTGAAATTGGTCCACTTCTGCTCCACCTCCACCCTCTCCGCAACTTCACCCATCATCTCTTGTCTGGACTCCTGAAGGTCTctgttcccacctcagccttcaccCACAACCCACTCTCCATAGTGTAGCAAAGTGATTCTTCAAAATAGGAAATTGGAGAATGTTAGTCCTCTGCTGAAAACTGTACCAAAACCCAAACTCCTTACTCTGAACTAAGAGGCCCTAACTGTCCCACTCACCTTGCACAACCCTCCCCTTGGTCACCATATGAGGGCCACACTTGCTCTGTCTCCGTTTCTCAGCGACTCTTAACTAAGCTTGTCCCTGACTCAGGGCCGTTGCACTGCACACTGCCTGTTCCCTTCCCcggaatgctcttcccccagaTCTGCCCATCGCCAGTTTTCCTTGCCATGAAGGTCTCAGTGTAAATGTCAGCTCCTGAGTGacgccttccctgaccactcaaTCTAGTGGCCTCCAGCCCTCCCCATTTCACCCCTCACCACTCATTATTGTATCACCctgtcttattttcttattttgttaaaataaaaccttttttttttttgagacagggtttttctctcacccaggctggagtgcagtggtgcaatttcagttcactgcaacctctgccttttgggcttaagtgattctcccacctcagcctcccgaatagctgtaccaccaagcctggctaatttttgtattttttatagagatggggtttcatcatattggccaagctggtctcaagctcctgagctcaagcaatctgcccaccttggcctcctaaagtgctgggattataggtgtgagccactgtgcctggtcttgtCTTATTTTCATTACAGAACACATCACtccttgttttcttgtttctgtatttgtttattgtctggcTCACTCAAGAGAAAGTAAGCTCCTCAAAGGCAGGGTCTTTATCCTTCTTATTCAATGCAACATTTTGGGaccatacttatactaaaaaattattcactgtttgtctgaaattcacattttacTAGCTGCCCtgcattttatctggcaaccttaCTTGAGGCCCACGGTCTCACATCTTGGGGACATGGGCCCAGGAGAGTGAGGCTGGCATGTGAAGAggagacaagagagaaaatacttcagtggagagagacagagaggacaCAAGGAAGACAGAGtgtcagggagagagagagagaaggagacagcATAGAGAATGAGCGGGATTGAATAAAAGTGACgccaagagagaatgagggacagaaaaagagaaaaacaagaaagagtcATAGAATAAGACAgggtcagagagacagagagagaaattgtGAGAGTCAGAGAAAGGTCGAGAGAGAGGCACAGGGATACCAACAGGCCCCTCTGATAGTGTTCAAGTCCCATAGTTCAGTGACCCAGGCTCAGCTCCACCCCTGCTTTTTCTGTAGTTTGTTTACAGGCACCAATAGACTTCCCTTTTGCTTAAGAATAGTAGCCAACATCTCTTGAATTTTTGTGCATGCCAGGCTGGGGCCAGATGCTTCGGGCGACTGTCTCCTTTATCCCGTCCCCTCACAATGCTTCTGTGTGATTCCCTCTGCAGAGGAAGAACTGAGGAACAGTTCTTTAAATAACATGCCCAAGGTTACAGAGATGCTAGGCAGCAGAGGTGGGATTCAAACCCACGCAGTTAGTCGCCAGAGCGTTTGACTGCCACGTGGGGTCATTGTCAGTTGCAACGAAGGAGTTCCTGAGTGGCAGTTGGGTAGAGCCGATTCAGCAGAGAGGCTGGCTCACACTGGAATGGTGACCCCAGACCCTCAAGAGGCAGATTGGCATGATGTTGGGAAAGTTCTTTATCTTCTCGGAGCCTCaacttcctcttctgtaaaatggagctgatACTAACATTAGCTATGTCCTAGGGTTGATTGATATGTAGGTTAAGTGACTGactgagatacacacacacacacagcagttaCATCaagtaagcatttaaaaatactcaCAGACATTTTCATGATCTTCTGTTCATCTCTGACACCCAGCACAGGATCTGGCATAAAGCCAGTGCTTAGGCTACCTTGATGGTTGATGATGAGACTGGAGAATATTAACGAGAATCCTAATGATCATTTATTCAACAGCTACTAcataccaggcattgtgctaagcaccTTACAGGTATCTTTCGGTCAATCTCCTGTCAATGTAggtattgttatccccattttacagatgagaaaactgaggtcccaTGAAATCAATTGACCAGAAAGGCCACAGAGAGAAATCCAGAGCTAAGATCTCAACCCCAGTCCATAAGGAAAGGACACCAGCTCAGTGACTGTGTCTGCTTTAATGCAGCGGGGAAGTGGATGGATTGCACTGAGATGTTTTCCTGTGGACtgaggttttctctttttttctttcttcgtgtgtgtgtgtgtgtgtgtgtgtgtgtgtgtgtgtttgtgatagagtttcactctattgcccaggctggagtacagtggcatgatctacactacatgatctcactacaacctcgaactcctgggctcagagattctcctacttcagcctcccaagtagctaggactacagaggtgccaccacacccagctaattttttactttttgtagagaaggggtctcgctttgctgcccaggttggtcttgaacttctggcctcaaaagATGCCCTCGCctccgctgggattacaggcatgagccactactgcTGGCCTGGGCTGAGTTTTGACAGTTTACCATTCTCTTCATGTCCCTTACAGATGCCCTGTGTGCACACTTTTTAATGCACTGTCATCTCACTAGATGGCTGTTACGAGTCCCATCCTATGACGGAGGCCCAGAGACTGAGGGACTTGCCAAGGGCTACACGGGAATTAAGAAAAGAGCAGGTTCTGAACTCAGCTTCGTCTGACTGGAAGTCTAGTCTGTCCACTGTACCCAACTGTCTGAACTACAGGGAGCCCCAGCAGAGCATGACATCCCTCAGATCTCCCGAAAGCACTCACGTTTCATCATGCCCACTGCCAACGAACGCCCCACATTGGGGTCCCTGAGTGTGCATCTCTTATCCTACAATAGCCTCTCGAGGCATCTCCAGCCCAGttcctcctgccttccctcttttcttcgaAAGGTCACCACCAGGGCCAGCTTTCAGAAGCA
The genomic region above belongs to Homo sapiens chromosome 5, GRCh38.p14 Primary Assembly and contains:
- the LOC124901104 gene encoding uncharacterized protein LOC124901104 isoform X2 codes for the protein MVTSAKVSRDVSCVHIPTTPSAGLFPGLPTRRKVRKVRRQRDEATCLKAATQLLLLKPPADSWAPKLLRPLETPKRMLLAAKRPEPITTGTAPSVSSVPAYCLVTCPACPCADAVDARTPYSWREAGKPSGACAYEHCPSLAAPGMGEEGKPQECLWGVTAAPE
- the LOC124901104 gene encoding uncharacterized protein LOC124901104 isoform X3, translating into MGIREKAEGTAGSAKVSRDVSCVHIPTTPSAGLFPGLPTRRKVRKVRRQRDEATCLKAATQLMQWMPEHPTAGERRGNPQVLVPTSTAPAWQHQGWERKESPRNACGV
- the LOC124901104 gene encoding uncharacterized protein LOC124901104 isoform X1, with the translated sequence MGIREKAEGTAGSAKVSRDVSCVHIPTTPSAGLFPGLPTRRKVRKVRRQRDEATCLKAATQLLLLKPPADSWAPKLLRPLETPKRMLLAAKRPEPITTGTAPSVSSVPAYCLVTCPACPCADAVDARTPYSWREAGKPSGACAYEHCPSLAAPGMGEEGKPQECLWGVTAAPE